In Hermetia illucens chromosome 5, iHerIll2.2.curated.20191125, whole genome shotgun sequence, a single window of DNA contains:
- the LOC119658105 gene encoding uncharacterized protein LOC119658105: MDEALLNATEFLKRMEAPLMEYLRNALEQRMAFKFNIELFAEFIKIMDEDSESVVSIKSFNTKMHAILSANEIEPAFNNMTAQIVEKMEGFQEKDSGWALLRLTHCELNLNEFKPLRGTNFIPSPKYIAQKRACVNVRNKDIYCFKWSIISALYPVNTHLEKTSSYEIDDITDSVIVLKNGRIINFWGLDFPLKVKDISVFEELNPSISINLFGYDSEMKKIVGPYHLSKEEKVHHINLLLLQFGEKNHYIWIKDMSRLIREQQTSHCSKIFICNKCLQHFYSTEKLKSHENDCSKIVTKMVSPEKSTLEYRHFERQIDVPFVVYADFECLLQDIQSCQPDPASASTTTLQEHIPYRFRIYKGPDSPKKFINSLVSDLKWFYINHIQKPKSSNTLTLDEEKTQREATLCCIWYDCHLFVKELSSIDGDISIIPINKELFMHSSLDALVNNLAHKDLKTVSGVYGDGEKFSLLTRKGVFPYEYINSWDRLNETSLPSREKFFNKMSNTECKEADYQHALNVWKQFNCGVMWDYLELYLKTDVLLLTDVFENFRNVCKNIYGLDPCQYYTTPGLSWDAMLKITSIKLELLTDIEMHHFVKRGIRGGITQCSHRHSTANNKYMKNYKEEDPSKYLMYVDANNLYGWAMSQPLPYAEFKWVENIVDFDVLNIAADSDIGYILEVDLEYPISKHDEHNDLPLCPENKIPHNSKTNKLIVDLTDKQKYVIHYRNLQQCIQNGLKLTRIYRILQFKQSSWLKEYIDLNTHYRKMSKNPFEKNFFKLLNNAVYGKTMENVDKRKDVKIVTDWESRGRHSGARVLISKPNFHSAAVFTPNMAAIQMDRVFTCYDKPIYLGFTVLDLSKLKMYDFHYHYMKPKYNDKLILNYMDTDSFIYTIETEDVYKDILSDIDTQFDTSEYAIDNIYNIPPKNAKVLGLMKDKNNGKIMTEFIGLRSKMYSFSVENDGFVKKAKGVKKIIMDGLSLDDYRDCLFRKKIFRECINKIALNYLDDKRFIREDGVRTYAWGHFNIRMDAN, from the exons ATGGACGAGGCTCTTTTGAATGCTACAGAGTTTTTAAAGAGGATGGAGGCTCCTTTGATGGAATACCTTCGTAATGCGTTAGAGCAGCGCATGGCATTCAAATTTAATATTGAACTTTTCGCGGAGTTTATAAAAATAATGGATGAGGACAGTGAAAGTGTTGTGAGCATCAagtctttcaataccaaaatgcATGCAATATTAAGTGCTAATGAGATAGAGCCCGCGTTTAACAATATGACGGCTCAAATAGtggaaaaaatggaagggtTTCAGGAGAAGGACAGTGGATGGGCTTTATTGAGGTTAACGCATTGCGAATTAAACCTAAATGAGTTCAAACCACTGCGGGGAACGAATTTTATTCCATCCCCAAAGTATATAGCCCAAAAACGTGCATGTGTGAATGTAAGAAATAAAGATATTTATTGCTTCAAGTGGAGCATCATTTCTGCCCTATACCCCGTGAACACTCACTTGGAAAAAACATCATCATATGAAATCGATGATATCACAGATAGTGTAATAGTGCTAAAAAATGGACGAATTATAAACTTTTGGGGGCTTGATTTCCCCCTTAAAGTGAAAGACATTAGTGTGTTCGAGGAGCTGAATCCATCAATCAGCATCAATTTATTCGGGTATGATTCAGAAATGAAAAAGATTGTGGGTCCCTATCACCTGTCGAAGGAGGAAAAGGTGCACCACATCAACTTGCTGCTGCtgcaatttggagaaaaaaaccaCTACATTTGGATTAAAGATATGTCAAG aTTAATACGAGAGCAACAAACATCGCACTgctcaaaaatatttatatgtaacAAATGTCTTCAGCATTTCTATTCAACTGAAAAGCTGAAGAGTCATGAAAACGattgcagcaaaattgtcacgaaaatggtGTCCCCGGAGAAATCAACGTTGGAGTATAGACATTTCGAGAGACAAATAGATGTGCCTTTTGTAGTCTATGCAGATTTCGAATGTCTACTTCAAGATATTCAAAGTTGTCAGCCGGATCCAGCATCAGCGTCAACAACAACTCTTCAAGAGCATATACCGT ATAGGTTTAGAATATACAAGGGACCAGATTCTcctaaaaaatttattaattcgtTAGTATCTGATTTAAAATGGTTCTATATAAATCATATTCAGAAACCCAAATCGTCAAATACTTTGACTTTAGATGAGGAAAAAACGCAAAGAGAAGCAACTCTATGTTGCATTT GGTATGATTGTCATTTGTTTGTCAAGGAGCTGTCAAGCATTGATGGAGATATTTCAATAATacccattaataaggaact ATTCATGCATAGCAGTCTTGATGCACTCGTAAACAATCTGGCTCATAAAGATTTGAAAACTGTTTCAGGGGTATATGGAGATGGCGAAAAATTCAGTCTTCTTACGCGAAAGGGTGTGTTTCCTTATGAATATATAAACTCTTGGGATCGACTTAATGAAACTTCTCTACCATCTCGagagaaatttttcaataagaTGTCAAACACTGAGTGCAAAGAAGCAGATTATCAACATGCGCTCAATGTTTGGAAGCAATTCAATTGTGGTGTTATGTGGGACTATTTGGAGTTGTATCTGAAAACAGATGTTTTGCTTCTAACAGATGTTTTTGAAAACTTTCGAAAtgtttgtaaaaatatatatggaCTTGATCCTTGTCAATATTATACGACTCCTGGCTTATCATGGGATGCCATGCTTAAAATTACATCCATAAAACTGGAGCTTCTCACAGATATCGAAATGCATCACTTTGTGAAAAGAGGAATTAGGGGGGGTATTACGCAATGTTCGCATCGCCATTcaactgcaaataataaatatatgaaaaattataaagaaGAGGATCCTTCCAAATATTTAATGTATGTAGATGCTAATAATCTATACGGATGGGCAATGTCACAGCCGCTTCCCTATGCTGAATTCAAGTGGGTTGAAAATATAGTTGATTTTGATGTTTTGAATATTGCAGCAGATTCGGATATTGGATACATATTGGAAGTTGATTTGGAGTATCCAATATCAAAACATGATGAGCACAATGATTTGCCATTATGTCCAGAAAATAAAATCCCGCATAATTCGAAAACTAACAAACTGATTGTGGATTTAACAGACAAGCAAAAATATGTTATCCACTATCGGAATCTGCAGCAATGCATTCAAAATGGTTTGAAACTGACTCGCATCTACAGGATTTTACAGTTTAAACAATCCAGTTGGTTGAAGGAATATATCGATTTAAATACCCATTACAGGAAAATGAGTAAAAATCCTTTCGAGaaaaattttttcaaacttttgaatAATGCAGTTTATGGCAAAACCATGGAAAACGTTGACAAAAGAAAGGACGTAAAAATTGTTACCGATTGGGAGAGTCGAGGCAGACATTCAGGCGCTCGAGTGCTTATTTCAAAACCCAATTTTCACAGCGCAGCTGTATTTACACCAAACATGGCAGCTATTCAAATGGATAGAGTATTTACTTGTTACGACAAACCAATTTACTTGGGATTTACTGTGCTTGATCTATCCAAACTGAAAATGTATGATTTTCACTATCATTATATGAAACCTAAGTATAATGATAAGCTCATTCTAAATTACATGGATACGGACAGTTTCATTTACACTATCGAAACGGAAGATGTGTACAAAGATATTTTGTCTGATATTGATACACAATTTGATACATCAGAATATGCTAtcgataatatatataatattcctCCAAAAAATGCTAAAGTCTTGGGTTTGATGAAAGATAAGAATAATGGTAAGATAATGACAGAATTTATAGGATTAAGATCTAAAATGTATTCATTTAGCGTAGAAAATGAcggttttgttaaaaaagccaAAGGagttaagaaaataataatggatGGTTTAAGTTTAGATGATTATCGCGATTgtctatttagaaaaaaaatatttagag AATGTATTAATAAAATTGCATTAAACTATTTAGATGATAAGCGATTCATAAGAGAGGACGGGGTTAGAACATATGCTTGGGGACATTTTAATATAAGAATGGATGCAAACTAG
- the LOC119658106 gene encoding collagen alpha-1(XXV) chain-like encodes MGVDKFGRFSNDTGGGKRGLQGLQGPPGPQGPIGQQGPSGPRGPEGKPGKDGLQGLHGAGFNKTESGDYNIKFKQLKNLGEPVEDADASTKNYVDINIEKLKEYIDRQIQLEIDELTKL; translated from the coding sequence atgggtgttgataaatttggtCGATTTTCAAACGATACTGGAGGAGGAAAACGTGGTTTGCAAGGACTTCAAGGACCCCCGGGTCCTCAAGGTCCTATAGGTCAGCAGGGGCCCTCGGGTCCCCGAGGTCCGGAAGGAAAACCTGGTAAGGATGGTCTACAAGGTTTGCATGGTGCGGGATTTAATAAAACGGAAAGCGGTGATTACaacatcaaattcaaacaaCTCAAGAATCTTGGAGAACCCGTTGAGGATGCTGATGCTTCTACAAAGAACTACGTTGATATTAACATTGAGAAACTCAAAGAATATATAGACAGACAAATTCAACTTGAAATCGACGAACTTACAAAACTATAA